A genomic window from Anthocerotibacter panamensis C109 includes:
- a CDS encoding RpnC/YadD family protein produces the protein MLNALWWRQGMSDTPKERRPFDTSLQGLSVLYSQHFLSWLRSSQVVWLQSLDTVMTAIQRRSDFLIRYRDVEDLEQMLHIEFQNQVRAAQKYLEELPLRMMTYAVLGKNRYGKVPQQVLVLMRSTANWWA, from the coding sequence ATGCTCAATGCCTTGTGGTGGCGTCAGGGCATGAGTGATACCCCCAAAGAACGCCGTCCTTTTGATACTAGTCTGCAAGGACTCTCCGTCCTCTATAGTCAGCATTTCCTAAGCTGGCTGCGTAGCTCTCAAGTCGTTTGGCTGCAATCACTCGATACCGTGATGACCGCCATCCAACGGCGCAGTGATTTTTTGATCCGCTATCGAGATGTAGAGGATCTAGAACAGATGTTGCATATTGAATTTCAGAATCAAGTCCGTGCCGCCCAAAAGTATCTAGAAGAGCTACCGCTACGGATGATGACCTATGCCGTCTTGGGCAAAAATCGCTATGGCAAAGTCCCGCAACAAGTGTTAGTGCTTATGAGGAGTACGGCGAATTGGTGGGCGTAA
- a CDS encoding serine/threonine protein kinase yields the protein MPLATHTFLQDRYLLQERLGANGAKQTWLAQDKALDALVTVKALYFGQGMEWQDLKLFEREAATLEHLNHPRIPRYRDSFWVEQPEGNYFCLIQDYIPGISLTERIQQGKALTETEVERIAREVLEVLVHLHGQNPPVIHRDIKPSNLIWGTDEQIYVVDFGSVQAGAQQGRTITVVGTYGYMPPEQFGGRAVPASDLYGLGATLVYLMTATNPADLPQEHLRVQFRRQTQVSPRFGAWLERMLEPGLDRRWRHAAEALQALNQKCPSPLTFPKTPTLLGKPLGSRIQIERTDYTLEATIPAKGLSISALPDVGVLLPFVVFAGVWTILTVRGGPLFVLFSLPIWLVLLVSFGSKLWSMLGTTRLTLDREYFTLHWELAGFHYTHQGRTADLHSVRNKTALVINNEPQEVCLLQEGVREFPFALGLSGVECQWLVQELRSWLVK from the coding sequence GTGCCCTTAGCTACCCATACTTTCCTACAAGACCGCTACTTGCTTCAGGAGCGTCTCGGCGCAAACGGAGCTAAACAGACGTGGCTGGCTCAGGATAAAGCGTTAGATGCGCTCGTGACTGTTAAGGCACTCTACTTCGGTCAGGGCATGGAATGGCAAGACCTCAAACTCTTCGAGCGTGAGGCTGCCACTTTGGAGCATCTCAACCACCCGCGCATCCCCCGCTACCGCGATTCGTTTTGGGTCGAGCAGCCTGAGGGCAATTATTTCTGCTTGATCCAGGACTATATTCCTGGCATTTCACTGACCGAGCGCATCCAACAGGGTAAAGCCCTCACCGAAACGGAAGTGGAACGCATCGCCCGCGAAGTTCTGGAAGTCCTCGTCCATCTCCATGGGCAAAACCCCCCCGTCATCCACCGCGATATCAAGCCGAGTAACCTGATCTGGGGTACGGACGAGCAGATCTATGTCGTGGACTTTGGCTCGGTGCAGGCAGGCGCACAGCAAGGGCGCACCATAACCGTGGTAGGAACCTACGGCTACATGCCCCCTGAACAGTTTGGAGGGCGAGCAGTCCCTGCCTCTGACCTCTATGGCTTGGGCGCAACGCTGGTCTACCTAATGACCGCAACCAATCCCGCCGACCTCCCCCAAGAGCATTTGCGCGTTCAGTTCCGACGGCAGACGCAGGTGAGCCCACGTTTTGGTGCTTGGTTGGAGCGGATGCTAGAGCCCGGTTTGGACCGCCGGTGGCGACATGCCGCCGAAGCGCTCCAAGCGCTCAACCAAAAATGCCCCTCCCCGCTGACCTTCCCGAAAACTCCGACCCTGCTGGGTAAACCCCTCGGTTCGCGCATCCAGATCGAGCGCACCGACTACACTCTGGAGGCCACCATTCCTGCCAAGGGTCTGAGCATCAGCGCGTTACCCGATGTGGGTGTATTGCTCCCTTTTGTTGTATTTGCTGGGGTCTGGACGATTTTGACCGTGCGCGGTGGCCCACTTTTTGTCCTTTTCTCCCTACCCATCTGGCTGGTACTACTGGTCAGCTTCGGGAGCAAATTGTGGTCGATGTTGGGCACGACACGCCTCACCTTGGACCGGGAGTATTTTACCCTGCACTGGGAATTGGCCGGTTTCCACTACACGCACCAAGGTCGGACGGCGGATCTGCACTCAGTCCGCAATAAAACTGCCCTTGTGATCAACAACGAGCCTCAAGAAGTCTGTCTGCTGCAAGAGGGTGTCCGCGAATTTCCCTTTGCTCTGGGCCTGTCGGGCGTAGAGTGTCAGTGGCTGGTCCAGGAATTGCGGTCCTGGCTGGTGAAATAG
- a CDS encoding carbamoyltransferase family protein — MRVLGISCFYHDAAAALVVDGQLVAAAEEERFSRRKHDSGFPALAVQFCLNRAGVSIHEVDYVVFYEKPLLKFERLLLTQLANFPKASGVFAKAMLTWVKDKLWVKANLAEQLDIHPDRILFSEHHLSHAASAFLCSPFSEAAILTVDGVGEWATCSWGEGTGNQIVLKGEVHFPHSLGLLYSAFTAFLGFEVNEGEYKVMGMAPYGEPRYVDRIWKMLDLAPDGSFTLDLSYFCWHHSSSQSFTPKFVEVFGAPRKPESRFVTRRTGVPLGESATTEAEMERCQYYADVASSIQKVTEEVLLHLVRALHTRTGHKNLCLAGGVALNSVANYRLLQETPFENIYVQPAAGDSGGALGAALYVANTVLNQPRSFVMEHAYWGQDFSEAQIHDFLTREHIPFTHFEDEELLLERVVADLCAERVLGWFQGRFEWGPRALGSRSIIANPRSAATRELVNVKIKFREPFRPFAPSILAERAEEYFIFPEVNHYHPPRFMLMVCPVRTEKQAEVPAITHVDGSGRLQTVHRETNPRYHRLISKFAQATGTPLILNTSFNLRGEPIVTTPANAYSTFSRSGLDALVLGNFLVRK, encoded by the coding sequence ATGCGTGTTTTAGGAATTTCCTGTTTTTATCACGACGCGGCGGCAGCCTTGGTAGTCGATGGTCAACTCGTTGCAGCGGCAGAGGAAGAGCGCTTTAGTCGGCGCAAACATGACAGCGGTTTCCCGGCACTGGCTGTTCAGTTTTGCCTCAACCGCGCCGGGGTATCTATACACGAGGTGGACTATGTTGTTTTTTATGAGAAACCCCTACTCAAATTTGAGCGGCTCCTATTGACGCAACTCGCCAACTTTCCCAAGGCTTCGGGTGTCTTTGCCAAGGCTATGCTCACCTGGGTCAAGGACAAGCTCTGGGTCAAGGCTAACCTGGCAGAGCAACTCGATATCCATCCCGACCGCATCCTCTTCAGCGAACACCACCTCTCCCACGCCGCTTCGGCCTTTTTGTGCTCCCCTTTCTCTGAAGCTGCGATCCTCACGGTAGACGGGGTGGGCGAGTGGGCGACCTGTTCTTGGGGGGAAGGGACAGGCAATCAGATTGTGCTCAAGGGTGAAGTTCATTTCCCGCACTCGCTGGGGCTACTCTATTCGGCTTTTACCGCTTTTTTGGGCTTTGAGGTCAACGAGGGTGAATACAAGGTGATGGGCATGGCTCCCTATGGGGAACCGCGCTATGTGGACCGCATCTGGAAGATGCTCGATCTCGCCCCTGATGGCTCTTTTACCCTAGATCTGTCCTACTTTTGCTGGCACCATAGCAGCAGCCAGAGCTTTACGCCCAAGTTTGTCGAAGTCTTTGGAGCGCCGCGCAAGCCGGAGAGCCGCTTCGTCACCCGCCGTACCGGTGTACCGCTTGGAGAATCTGCGACCACCGAAGCGGAGATGGAGCGCTGTCAGTACTACGCCGATGTCGCAAGCAGCATCCAAAAAGTCACCGAAGAAGTCCTGCTCCATCTCGTCCGGGCGCTTCATACCCGCACCGGTCATAAAAACCTCTGTCTCGCCGGGGGGGTCGCCCTCAATTCGGTCGCCAACTACCGCCTGCTCCAAGAGACCCCCTTCGAGAACATCTATGTACAGCCTGCCGCCGGAGACTCCGGGGGGGCACTCGGGGCCGCCCTCTACGTCGCCAACACGGTCCTCAATCAGCCGCGCTCTTTTGTCATGGAGCACGCCTATTGGGGGCAGGATTTCTCGGAGGCGCAGATCCACGACTTCCTGACCCGTGAGCACATCCCTTTCACCCATTTTGAGGATGAGGAGTTGTTGTTGGAGCGGGTGGTGGCAGACCTCTGTGCTGAGCGGGTCCTCGGTTGGTTTCAGGGGCGCTTCGAGTGGGGGCCACGGGCTTTGGGCTCGCGCTCGATCATCGCCAATCCGCGCTCAGCGGCGACGCGGGAGCTTGTCAATGTCAAAATTAAGTTCCGCGAACCCTTTAGGCCCTTTGCGCCCTCAATTTTGGCGGAGCGGGCGGAGGAATATTTTATTTTTCCCGAGGTCAATCACTATCATCCACCGCGCTTTATGCTCATGGTCTGTCCGGTGCGCACCGAGAAACAGGCCGAAGTCCCCGCCATCACCCATGTCGATGGCTCAGGCCGCCTTCAAACCGTCCACCGGGAGACAAATCCCCGCTATCACCGGCTGATCTCCAAATTCGCGCAGGCCACCGGGACACCGCTCATCCTCAACACCAGCTTTAATCTACGCGGCGAACCCATCGTCACTACCCCAGCCAATGCCTACAGTACGTTTAGTCGCTCGGGGCTCGATGCGCTTGTGCTAGGGAATTTTCTGGTCCGAAAATAG
- a CDS encoding DUF1818 family protein, translating to MKWVRSEGSLVRGPSWCVVLTSEEFTDFKAQARQLLDLLQTVRQELMEDEQLTLECATERLGLYLSGLPGAFSLTLTLYYGRSFEGDWPHPAGQEVLDELLALG from the coding sequence ATGAAGTGGGTACGCTCAGAAGGAAGCTTGGTACGCGGTCCCTCTTGGTGCGTAGTTCTGACTTCAGAAGAGTTTACTGACTTTAAAGCTCAGGCCCGACAGTTGCTCGATCTGCTGCAAACCGTGCGCCAAGAGTTGATGGAAGACGAGCAGCTTACCCTAGAGTGCGCGACAGAGCGCCTAGGACTTTATCTCAGCGGCCTACCCGGGGCATTTTCTCTGACCCTGACGCTCTATTATGGACGCAGCTTTGAAGGAGATTGGCCGCATCCGGCAGGTCAAGAGGTTTTGGATGAGCTGCTAGCGCTTGGATAG
- the rseP gene encoding RIP metalloprotease RseP yields MEFLAAIGVLAFLIVIHELGHFLAARLQGIHANRFSIGFGPVLVKYDTPQTEYALRAFPLGGFVGFPDDDPDSKIPKDDPDLLKNRPILDRAIVMVAGVVANVVFAYVALLILVLITGIEQPAPGIIIGSTIKDQPAALVGIQPEDIVLEADGQNLGLSPDSVKKFQRIVENAPQKPLALVIDRKGERVVKTVTPNQKGKIGIALSPNILRRAPANFVEPFQTAGQKFWFIAENTLNGFGQLLTGKVGVDQLSSPVGIIKYTADVSTRDPINLLSMAALISFNLALLNILPIPGLDGSHLVFLLLEAVRGKPVSEVIQQRVLQTGLVFLMGLSLVLIFKDSFNWIIKGSPF; encoded by the coding sequence ATGGAATTTCTGGCGGCTATTGGGGTTTTAGCCTTTCTCATTGTTATCCATGAACTAGGCCACTTCCTGGCAGCGCGGTTGCAGGGCATCCATGCCAATCGCTTCTCCATCGGCTTCGGCCCCGTTCTTGTGAAGTATGACACGCCCCAAACCGAATATGCGCTCCGAGCCTTCCCGCTAGGGGGCTTTGTAGGCTTCCCGGATGACGACCCGGACAGCAAAATCCCCAAAGATGACCCCGACCTACTCAAGAACCGCCCTATTCTTGACCGCGCGATTGTCATGGTGGCTGGGGTGGTTGCCAACGTTGTCTTTGCTTATGTAGCCCTACTGATCCTGGTCCTCATCACTGGGATTGAGCAACCCGCACCCGGTATTATCATCGGGTCTACCATCAAGGACCAACCGGCAGCACTCGTCGGTATTCAGCCGGAAGACATTGTACTAGAGGCAGACGGTCAGAATTTGGGCCTCTCGCCGGACAGTGTCAAGAAGTTTCAGCGCATCGTCGAGAACGCGCCCCAAAAGCCCCTCGCCTTGGTCATCGACCGCAAAGGGGAACGGGTCGTCAAAACGGTCACCCCCAATCAAAAAGGTAAAATTGGGATCGCCCTCTCGCCCAATATCCTGCGCCGTGCTCCCGCCAACTTTGTGGAGCCTTTCCAGACTGCGGGGCAAAAGTTTTGGTTTATCGCGGAGAACACCCTCAACGGCTTCGGTCAACTCTTGACCGGCAAAGTTGGAGTAGATCAGCTCTCCAGCCCGGTGGGTATCATCAAATACACCGCCGATGTCTCGACGCGCGACCCCATCAACCTACTCTCGATGGCGGCTTTGATTTCTTTTAACCTCGCCTTGCTCAACATCCTGCCCATCCCTGGTCTCGATGGCTCCCATCTGGTTTTTTTGCTGTTGGAAGCAGTGCGCGGCAAACCGGTCTCCGAAGTGATCCAACAACGGGTACTCCAGACGGGTTTGGTTTTTTTGATGGGCCTCTCCCTGGTCCTTATTTTTAAGGATTCGTTCAACTGGATTATTAAAGGTTCTCCGTTCTGA
- a CDS encoding transposase yields the protein MKSVDVTDEQWAILQSLLPKQPQGPGRPRTDDRKTLNGILWVLKTGSSWQDMPDVYGSRITCWRRFKAWATDGTWDRVWRSLLGHMDHETKQDWTQAFLAGNFVPAKRGPVQWRKPRRPRTEEN from the coding sequence ATGAAAAGCGTTGACGTGACGGATGAACAGTGGGCTATCCTGCAATCCCTGTTGCCCAAACAGCCGCAGGGTCCGGGGCGGCCCCGTACCGATGACCGCAAGACCCTCAATGGCATCCTTTGGGTGCTTAAGACGGGGTCTTCTTGGCAGGATATGCCCGATGTCTATGGATCGCGCATCACTTGCTGGCGCAGGTTCAAAGCCTGGGCCACCGACGGTACCTGGGACCGGGTTTGGCGTTCTCTGCTGGGCCACATGGATCATGAGACGAAACAGGACTGGACCCAGGCATTTTTAGCGGGTAACTTCGTCCCCGCCAAGCGGGGGCCGGTCCAATGGCGCAAACCCCGCCGCCCCCGGACCGAAGAGAACTAG
- a CDS encoding HAD family hydrolase, which produces MSIPRLLALDFDGVVCDGLKEYFQTAWRAYLQVCPHAPLLLGGLAEAFYRLRPVVESGWEMPVLIHALLEGYSEATLLQEWPTLSGRLIAQMGLNPAILAQQVDRVRDEWIAQDLTGWLAQHSFYPGVTQRLRALTAPESPTRVVIISTKEGRFIRQLLAQQGVVLPDSDLIGKEAKRPKTETLRELHQRWSVEYPDLWFVEDRLQTLYGVRQQPDLAELPLFLAAWGYNTAAEREDAQRSLGIQPLTLERFEQDFPFWYTTG; this is translated from the coding sequence GTGTCCATCCCGCGCTTATTGGCCCTGGACTTTGACGGTGTGGTCTGCGACGGCTTGAAGGAATACTTTCAGACGGCGTGGCGAGCGTACCTCCAGGTTTGTCCGCACGCCCCGCTGCTCTTAGGAGGGCTAGCTGAGGCTTTTTACCGCCTGCGCCCGGTGGTCGAGTCCGGCTGGGAAATGCCCGTCTTGATCCATGCCCTGCTGGAAGGCTACTCGGAGGCGACACTGCTCCAGGAATGGCCCACCCTGTCCGGTCGGCTCATCGCTCAGATGGGGCTCAACCCGGCAATCCTAGCCCAGCAAGTGGACCGGGTGCGCGACGAATGGATCGCTCAAGACCTCACAGGGTGGCTTGCCCAACATAGCTTCTATCCCGGAGTCACCCAGCGCCTGCGGGCACTCACCGCGCCCGAGAGCCCCACCCGTGTGGTCATCATCAGCACCAAGGAGGGCCGCTTTATCCGTCAGTTATTGGCCCAACAGGGCGTGGTTTTGCCCGATAGCGACCTCATCGGCAAGGAGGCTAAACGCCCCAAAACCGAGACCCTACGCGAACTGCATCAGCGCTGGAGCGTGGAATATCCTGACCTTTGGTTTGTCGAGGACCGGCTCCAGACGCTCTATGGAGTCCGACAGCAACCGGATTTGGCAGAATTACCGCTCTTTTTAGCGGCTTGGGGCTATAACACCGCCGCTGAACGAGAAGACGCCCAGCGGAGTCTAGGGATTCAGCCACTCACCCTTGAGCGCTTTGAGCAAGATTTCCCGTTTTGGTATACGACGGGCTAG
- a CDS encoding nitroreductase family protein, with protein sequence MNAPQFIPLPEYQTYTPKEMQQRAAAFRVQMQQRRTVRYFSNQPVPIGIIEECLYTAGTAPSGANRQPWHFAVVLDPAVKRQIRTAAEAEEYAFYHERASQEWLEALAPLGTDDQKPFLETAPYLIAIFAQNYSLLPDGRRVKNYYVKESVGIATGLLIAAIHNAGLVSLTHTPSPMGFLNKILGRPEEERPFLLLVVGYPAEDALVPTISKKSLPEIASFL encoded by the coding sequence GTGAACGCCCCCCAATTCATTCCGCTCCCTGAATATCAGACCTATACCCCAAAAGAAATGCAACAGCGAGCCGCAGCATTTCGGGTACAGATGCAGCAGCGGCGGACCGTGCGCTACTTCTCGAATCAGCCCGTACCCATTGGGATTATCGAGGAGTGCCTCTACACGGCGGGGACCGCACCGAGTGGGGCTAATAGGCAGCCCTGGCACTTCGCCGTGGTACTCGATCCTGCGGTCAAGCGCCAAATCCGTACCGCTGCCGAGGCGGAAGAATACGCGTTCTATCACGAGCGGGCTTCGCAGGAGTGGTTGGAGGCTCTGGCTCCCTTGGGCACCGACGACCAAAAGCCTTTTCTAGAAACTGCCCCGTACCTGATTGCCATCTTTGCACAAAACTATAGCCTCTTACCCGATGGCCGCAGGGTCAAAAACTACTACGTCAAAGAATCCGTGGGTATCGCAACCGGTCTACTTATCGCCGCCATCCACAACGCTGGTTTGGTTTCTCTGACCCATACGCCCAGTCCAATGGGCTTTTTAAATAAAATCTTGGGTCGCCCCGAGGAGGAACGGCCCTTTTTGCTGTTGGTGGTCGGCTATCCTGCTGAGGATGCACTCGTCCCTACGATTAGCAAAAAATCCCTGCCCGAGATTGCGTCGTTTCTTTGA
- the tatC gene encoding twin-arginine translocase subunit TatC, translating to MTLSQRDTDREPEAPVPAPAPSFNEEFPDEVEMSLLDHLGELRNRLFWAVGSVLLTSIGCFVFTKPVLNFLQEPATRLGVKFIQTTPGEVFFASMSVSVYCGLLLASPVVLYQVIAFILPGLTRKEQRYVKPIVASSGVLFLLGLLFARYALIPAAINFFVGYGDDIAAQNYTIGAYFNLIFVLMLGTGVIFQLPILQVGLGLAGLVDSRRMLSWWRYVILGAFVVGAVVTPSTDPVTQTLLSGAVCLLFFSGVFALKLLGR from the coding sequence ATGACGCTTTCCCAGCGCGATACTGACCGGGAGCCTGAAGCTCCGGTACCAGCCCCGGCCCCCTCTTTTAATGAGGAATTCCCAGACGAAGTGGAAATGTCTCTGCTGGACCACCTGGGAGAACTCCGCAACCGCCTCTTCTGGGCTGTTGGGAGTGTACTCCTGACTTCTATTGGCTGCTTCGTCTTTACCAAGCCTGTCTTAAACTTTCTCCAGGAGCCCGCCACCCGGCTCGGGGTTAAATTCATTCAGACCACCCCTGGCGAGGTTTTCTTTGCCAGTATGAGCGTCTCCGTCTACTGCGGACTGCTCTTGGCTTCGCCTGTGGTGCTCTATCAAGTCATTGCTTTTATTCTGCCGGGTCTGACGCGCAAAGAACAGCGCTACGTCAAGCCTATCGTGGCCTCATCTGGGGTGTTGTTTCTGCTGGGGTTACTCTTTGCCCGCTACGCCCTCATCCCCGCCGCGATTAACTTTTTTGTGGGTTATGGCGATGACATAGCCGCCCAAAACTACACCATCGGAGCCTACTTCAACCTGATCTTCGTCTTGATGTTGGGCACGGGAGTCATCTTCCAACTGCCGATTCTTCAGGTGGGTTTGGGTCTGGCGGGTCTGGTTGACTCGCGTCGGATGCTCAGTTGGTGGCGCTATGTGATCCTAGGAGCCTTTGTGGTTGGGGCAGTCGTCACGCCCTCCACCGACCCGGTCACGCAAACCCTACTCTCAGGAGCGGTCTGTCTGCTCTTTTTCTCTGGGGTCTTCGCGCTCAAGCTCTTAGGACGCTAA
- a CDS encoding ribonuclease J, producing the protein MAVTPNTTAPVQIMSMGGLGEIGKNTWAFRYEDEILMLDGGLSFPSEDMLGVNIVLPDMTWLRENQNKIVGMVVTHGHEDHIGGIPYHLQRLTIPHIWGPRLAMALLESKLKETGLLGKVGITRVGSRDRVRVGRHFEVEYIHNTHSIADSYTLAIRTPAGVIIHSGDFKFDHTPVDGRKFDYHRLAEYGEEGVLCLISDSTNAELAGFTPSERSVYPNLDRAFSEARDGRIILTTFASSIHRVNMVLQLAQKHQRVVAVLGRSMLNVIATAKQLGFISYPEDLLQSLNVCNKLPDENVLILTTGSQGEPLAALTRIARGEHKQLSIRKGDTVMFSANPIPGNTIAVVRTIDKLMELGANVIYGKERGIHVSGHGSQEDHKLMLALTKPKFFFPAHGELRMLRRHAQTAMAMGVPEENIVIASNGDVIAVNNHSIKIVDKIPSGIELLDNSRLGIVDRDVLKDRQRLAEEGLVNVALAVNEMGHVLANPAVQVRGVGRTPGMKNLEAEVGQEVVNALHTHWHNCTRSAEGGTAVDWDALRHKLVKAIQFKLKAHVPGQPLVLVQLQTPTVQSTRVHAEFKVPVAPV; encoded by the coding sequence ATGGCTGTAACCCCAAACACCACCGCCCCAGTACAGATCATGTCTATGGGGGGTCTGGGCGAAATTGGCAAGAACACCTGGGCTTTCCGCTACGAAGATGAAATTTTGATGCTCGATGGCGGGCTTTCTTTCCCCTCTGAAGACATGTTGGGCGTCAACATCGTCCTGCCGGACATGACTTGGCTGCGGGAGAACCAGAACAAAATCGTCGGCATGGTGGTCACCCACGGCCATGAAGACCACATTGGTGGTATTCCCTACCATCTGCAACGGCTGACCATCCCCCACATCTGGGGGCCACGGCTGGCTATGGCCCTTTTGGAGAGCAAGCTCAAAGAAACCGGGCTATTAGGTAAAGTGGGCATCACGCGGGTCGGCTCCCGCGACCGCGTCCGGGTTGGTCGTCACTTTGAGGTGGAGTATATCCACAACACCCACTCCATCGCCGACAGCTATACCCTCGCCATCCGTACCCCCGCCGGTGTGATCATCCATTCCGGGGACTTCAAGTTTGACCACACCCCGGTAGACGGGCGCAAGTTCGACTACCATCGGCTGGCAGAATATGGGGAGGAAGGGGTGCTCTGCCTCATTTCCGACTCGACCAACGCCGAATTGGCAGGCTTCACCCCCTCAGAGCGATCGGTCTACCCCAACTTGGACCGGGCCTTTAGTGAAGCACGCGACGGGCGGATCATCCTCACGACCTTTGCCTCATCGATCCATCGCGTCAACATGGTCCTCCAACTCGCCCAGAAACATCAACGGGTGGTTGCCGTCCTCGGGCGCTCGATGCTCAATGTCATCGCCACTGCCAAGCAATTGGGCTTTATCAGCTATCCCGAAGACCTGCTACAGTCCCTGAACGTCTGCAACAAGCTGCCGGATGAAAACGTCCTCATCCTCACCACCGGCTCCCAGGGTGAACCCTTAGCTGCCTTGACCCGTATTGCGCGGGGCGAACACAAGCAACTTTCGATCCGCAAGGGCGACACGGTTATGTTCTCGGCTAACCCCATCCCCGGTAACACAATTGCCGTAGTCCGCACCATCGATAAGCTGATGGAACTTGGGGCCAACGTCATTTACGGCAAGGAGCGGGGCATCCACGTCTCCGGTCACGGCAGCCAGGAGGATCATAAACTAATGCTGGCTCTGACCAAGCCCAAGTTCTTCTTCCCCGCCCACGGCGAATTGCGGATGCTGCGCCGCCATGCTCAGACCGCCATGGCGATGGGCGTCCCCGAAGAAAACATCGTGATCGCAAGCAATGGCGATGTCATCGCAGTCAACAACCACTCCATCAAGATAGTGGACAAGATCCCCTCAGGCATTGAACTGCTGGATAACTCCCGGCTCGGAATCGTGGACCGGGATGTGCTCAAAGACCGCCAACGCCTTGCCGAAGAAGGACTGGTCAACGTTGCCCTCGCAGTCAATGAAATGGGCCATGTCCTCGCCAATCCCGCCGTTCAGGTGCGGGGGGTCGGTCGGACTCCGGGGATGAAAAATCTGGAAGCAGAAGTGGGCCAGGAAGTGGTCAACGCCCTCCATACCCACTGGCACAACTGCACACGCTCGGCAGAAGGCGGCACTGCCGTGGACTGGGACGCGCTACGCCACAAACTGGTCAAGGCTATCCAATTCAAGCTAAAAGCCCACGTCCCAGGCCAGCCTTTGGTCCTCGTCCAACTGCAAACCCCCACAGTCCAGAGTACACGGGTCCACGCCGAATTCAAGGTGCCGGTCGCCCCGGTCTAA